One genomic segment of Vibrio sp. SCSIO 43136 includes these proteins:
- a CDS encoding SURF1 family protein, which yields MFILLIKLGLWQWQRGNEKLAMESALQDRASHAPISLEQAINNKASNLTGTQIQARLTPLKQQAWLLDNQIWDSKVGYMAYQLMQDQQQNLWLFELGFVPAPNSRDQLPKLDLVGEMIEVKGRLYQRSTNPLSHDLNAESGDISRIQNLNIPQLSEQLGLTIQPWLIQPLNLTQPNYPHPWAPINMSSQKHFGYSLQWFSMAAVLLALVIAFIWRARRQDEKHH from the coding sequence GTGTTCATCTTATTAATCAAGTTAGGGCTTTGGCAGTGGCAACGAGGCAATGAGAAGTTAGCGATGGAGAGTGCTCTGCAAGATAGAGCCTCTCATGCACCTATCTCGCTTGAGCAGGCTATCAACAACAAGGCCAGCAACTTAACTGGAACACAAATCCAAGCTCGGCTCACTCCGTTAAAACAACAAGCTTGGTTACTCGACAACCAAATTTGGGACAGCAAAGTGGGATATATGGCTTATCAATTGATGCAGGATCAACAACAAAACTTGTGGCTGTTCGAGCTAGGGTTTGTACCTGCGCCAAATAGCCGTGACCAATTGCCCAAACTGGATCTGGTTGGAGAGATGATTGAGGTTAAAGGGCGTTTGTATCAACGTTCAACCAACCCATTGAGTCATGATCTCAATGCAGAGTCTGGGGATATCTCTCGAATCCAAAACCTCAATATCCCTCAATTGTCTGAGCAGTTAGGGCTGACGATACAGCCTTGGTTAATCCAACCACTTAATCTTACTCAACCAAACTACCCCCACCCATGGGCTCCAATCAACATGAGCTCACAAAAGCACTTTGGGTATTCGCTGCAATGGTTCTCTATGGCAGCGGTATTGCTAGCGCTAGTCATCGCCTTCATTTGGCGAGCAAGGAGGCAAGATGAAAAACATCACTAA
- a CDS encoding COX15/CtaA family protein has product MLKVRILLAFSLVLTITVIALGAYTRLSNAGLGCPDWPGCYGHITVPTQSEQLSKAQALFPETPVEPYKAWLEMIHRYVAGILGLAVVAIAFTCARTGIASKAFCTGLVGLIVFQAALGMWTVTLKLMPTIVMLHLAGGFSLFCLLWVLYLRARPHPTVPFVSTSITRWARVGLIILIAQIFLGGWTSSNYAALMCTSLPICQGDWVSQLNFVAAFDLLQQGHDNYEFGVLGGDARTTIHVTHRIGAILTTLVLTTLSILMLRSEHPQAKRLSFGLLVLLTIQIGLGVTNVLYQLPLLVATAHNLGAALLLIWTVRINLSVQSENRTIRQMLDKPQFKEQDYG; this is encoded by the coding sequence ATGTTGAAAGTTCGGATACTGCTCGCTTTTTCACTGGTCTTGACCATTACCGTCATCGCTTTGGGCGCTTATACTCGCCTCTCCAACGCAGGGCTTGGTTGTCCTGATTGGCCGGGATGCTATGGACATATCACGGTTCCAACTCAGTCAGAGCAATTAAGTAAAGCACAGGCACTGTTTCCAGAAACCCCTGTTGAGCCTTACAAAGCTTGGCTTGAGATGATTCACCGCTACGTAGCGGGTATCCTTGGTCTTGCTGTGGTAGCCATCGCTTTCACTTGCGCCAGAACAGGAATCGCCTCAAAAGCTTTTTGCACTGGGTTAGTCGGGTTAATCGTCTTTCAAGCTGCGCTTGGTATGTGGACCGTGACGCTCAAACTCATGCCGACCATTGTCATGCTGCATTTAGCTGGCGGTTTTAGTCTGTTTTGCTTGCTGTGGGTACTCTATCTAAGAGCCCGCCCCCATCCAACCGTACCCTTTGTCTCCACCAGCATCACTCGCTGGGCACGAGTGGGGCTTATCATCTTAATTGCTCAGATTTTTCTAGGGGGCTGGACCTCGTCTAATTACGCCGCCTTGATGTGTACAAGCTTACCTATCTGCCAAGGGGACTGGGTAAGCCAGCTCAACTTTGTGGCGGCATTTGACCTACTGCAACAGGGTCATGACAACTATGAGTTTGGCGTACTTGGTGGTGATGCTCGCACCACAATCCATGTCACCCACAGAATCGGAGCGATACTCACGACACTGGTACTCACCACACTTTCAATCTTGATGCTTCGAAGTGAACACCCTCAAGCCAAAAGGCTTTCCTTTGGTCTGTTGGTACTGCTTACAATACAAATTGGCCTTGGGGTCACCAATGTGCTTTACCAATTACCGTTACTGGTAGCAACAGCGCATAACCTTGGCGCTGCGCTGCTTCTGATTTGGACTGTAAGAATCAACCTAAGTGTGCAGAGCGAAAATAGAACCATTAGACAGATGCTGGATAAACCGCAATTCAAGGAGCAAGATTATGGATAA
- the cyoE gene encoding heme o synthase → MDKTLLEPQQSLHWRDFLQLTKPKVVALMLLTALVGMCLSTQGPLPWNNTLFGLIGIGLMAGSAAAFNHLIDRRIDAIMARTYRRPLPTGQLKASQALTFAIVIGALGFALLYREVNPLTAWLTLASLVGYALVYTMYLKRATPQNIVIAGIAGAMPPLLGWTAITGEMHANGWLLVMIIFIWTPPHFWALAIHRKDDYAKADIPMLPVTHGVEYTKTSILLYTVLLTIACLFPVLTGMSGLLYGAAAMGLCGGFTYHAWKLAYRDTPKQAMETFKYSIYMLMGLFVALLVDHYVIG, encoded by the coding sequence ATGGATAAGACGCTACTCGAACCGCAGCAAAGCCTTCACTGGCGAGACTTCTTACAGCTCACTAAACCTAAAGTTGTGGCACTGATGCTTTTGACCGCATTGGTTGGTATGTGTTTATCTACCCAAGGTCCACTACCATGGAACAACACTCTCTTTGGCCTGATTGGTATTGGTTTGATGGCAGGCAGTGCTGCTGCGTTTAATCACCTAATTGACCGTCGCATCGACGCTATCATGGCAAGAACCTATCGTCGTCCACTGCCTACTGGGCAGCTAAAAGCGAGCCAAGCACTGACATTTGCGATTGTCATTGGAGCCTTGGGCTTTGCTTTGCTCTATCGTGAAGTCAATCCGCTCACGGCTTGGTTAACACTAGCAAGCTTGGTTGGTTATGCGCTGGTGTACACCATGTACCTCAAACGAGCCACGCCACAAAACATTGTCATTGCTGGTATTGCGGGTGCTATGCCACCTCTACTCGGCTGGACAGCCATTACAGGAGAGATGCATGCCAATGGCTGGCTGCTGGTGATGATCATCTTCATTTGGACCCCACCCCATTTCTGGGCATTAGCCATTCACCGCAAAGATGACTACGCCAAAGCCGATATCCCGATGCTTCCCGTCACACACGGGGTCGAATACACCAAGACCAGTATTCTGCTTTATACCGTACTGCTAACGATCGCTTGCCTATTTCCAGTACTGACTGGAATGAGTGGACTGCTTTACGGGGCAGCAGCAATGGGGTTATGCGGTGGCTTTACCTATCACGCATGGAAGCTCGCCTATCGAGATACCCCAAAACAGGCAATGGAGACCTTTAAGTATTCGATTTATATGTTGATGGGGTTATTTGTGGCGTTGTTGGTGGATCATTATGTGATTGGTTAA
- the rplI gene encoding 50S ribosomal protein L9, translating to MQVILLDKIGNLGGLGDTVNVKAGYARNFLIPQAKAVMATKANVEMFEARRSELEAKVAEQLAAAEARAEKVNALEAVTIESKAGDEGKLFGSIGTRDIADAITAAGVEVAKSEVRLPEGALRNVGEFEISVQLHSEVFATVNLVVAAAE from the coding sequence ATGCAAGTTATTCTACTTGATAAAATCGGCAACCTAGGTGGTCTAGGCGATACTGTTAACGTTAAAGCTGGTTACGCTCGTAACTTCCTTATCCCACAAGCTAAGGCAGTAATGGCAACTAAAGCTAACGTTGAGATGTTCGAAGCACGTCGTTCTGAGCTAGAAGCTAAAGTTGCTGAGCAACTAGCTGCTGCTGAAGCACGCGCTGAGAAAGTTAACGCTCTAGAAGCAGTAACTATCGAATCTAAAGCTGGTGACGAAGGTAAACTATTCGGTTCTATCGGTACTCGCGACATCGCTGATGCAATCACTGCAGCAGGCGTTGAAGTAGCTAAAAGCGAAGTTCGTCTTCCTGAAGGCGCTCTACGTAACGTTGGTGAGTTCGAGATCAGTGTTCAACTTCACTCTGAAGTTTTCGCTACTGTGAACCTAGTAGTTGCTGCTGCTGAGTAA
- the rpsR gene encoding 30S ribosomal protein S18: MARFFRRRKFCRFTAEGVQEIDYKDVATLKNYITEAGKIVPSRITGTSAKYQRQLARAIKRSRYLALLPYTDKHQ; encoded by the coding sequence ATGGCTCGTTTCTTCCGTCGTCGTAAATTCTGCCGTTTCACTGCAGAAGGCGTACAAGAGATTGATTACAAAGACGTAGCAACTCTTAAAAACTACATCACTGAAGCTGGTAAAATCGTACCTAGCCGTATCACTGGTACAAGTGCTAAGTACCAGCGTCAGCTAGCGCGCGCTATCAAGCGTTCACGCTACCTAGCTCTTCTGCCATACACTGACAAGCATCAGTAA
- the rpsF gene encoding 30S ribosomal protein S6, with protein MRHYEIVFMVHPDQSEQVAGMIERYTGSITEAGGTVHRLEDWGRRQLAYPINKLHKAHYVLMNVEAGQEVIDELETAFRFNDAVLRNMIMRTKAAVTEQSIMLKQKEERSERAPRREERAEAKPEASAE; from the coding sequence ATGCGTCATTACGAAATCGTATTCATGGTTCACCCTGATCAAAGCGAGCAAGTTGCTGGCATGATCGAGCGTTACACTGGTTCTATCACTGAAGCTGGCGGTACTGTACACCGTCTAGAAGACTGGGGTCGTCGTCAACTGGCTTACCCAATCAACAAGCTTCACAAAGCTCATTACGTTCTAATGAACGTTGAAGCTGGTCAAGAAGTGATCGACGAGCTAGAAACTGCTTTCCGTTTCAACGATGCAGTTCTACGTAACATGATCATGCGCACTAAAGCTGCTGTGACTGAGCAATCTATCATGCTTAAGCAAAAAGAAGAGCGCTCTGAGCGTGCTCCTCGTCGCGAAGAGCGTGCAGAAGCTAAGCCAGAAGCATCTGCTGAGTAA
- the rlmB gene encoding 23S rRNA (guanosine(2251)-2'-O)-methyltransferase RlmB produces the protein MSNEFIYGIHAVKAVLEREPERFIEAFVLKGRQDERLLPILNEMQMLGVTIQQAGRKALDDKAAGANHQGVIVRVKPARQLNEHDLDAIIAQHEAPLLLVLDGVTDPHNLGACLRNADAAGVAAVIVPKDRSAPLSATASKVACGAAEIVPLVRVTNLARTMRALQEQGVWFVGTAGEATHDIYAAKMTGPLAIVMGAEGDGMRRLTRETCDDLIKIPMAGTVSSLNVSVAAGICLFEAVRQRQAK, from the coding sequence ATGAGTAACGAATTTATCTACGGCATCCACGCCGTAAAAGCCGTGCTGGAGCGCGAGCCTGAGCGTTTTATTGAAGCGTTTGTACTAAAAGGTCGTCAGGATGAGCGCCTACTGCCAATCCTAAACGAGATGCAGATGCTAGGCGTCACTATTCAGCAAGCGGGTCGTAAAGCGCTAGATGACAAAGCGGCTGGTGCCAACCACCAAGGAGTTATTGTACGAGTGAAGCCTGCTCGTCAGCTTAACGAGCATGACCTTGATGCGATTATCGCTCAGCACGAAGCTCCACTGCTGTTGGTATTGGATGGTGTTACTGACCCGCACAATTTAGGTGCTTGTCTACGTAACGCAGACGCAGCTGGCGTGGCAGCGGTGATCGTACCGAAAGATCGCTCAGCACCACTAAGTGCAACCGCAAGCAAGGTGGCTTGTGGTGCTGCTGAAATTGTGCCGCTAGTACGAGTGACTAACCTAGCTCGCACCATGCGTGCGCTACAAGAGCAGGGCGTATGGTTTGTTGGCACTGCAGGTGAAGCAACACACGATATCTACGCAGCTAAAATGACTGGCCCACTAGCCATCGTTATGGGCGCAGAAGGCGACGGCATGCGCCGCCTAACTCGTGAAACCTGTGATGACTTAATCAAGATCCCTATGGCAGGTACGGTTTCAAGCCTGAATGTATCGGTAGCCGCAGGTATCTGCCTGTTCGAAGCAGTACGTCAGCGTCAAGCGAAGTAA
- the rnr gene encoding ribonuclease R, which yields MSDKHSADPFADREAQNYSNPIPSREFILNFLTQANVPMNRNDLFEALELSGEEQYEGLRRRLRAMERDGQLVFTRRQCYALPEKLELIKGYVIGHKDGHGWVRPEGSKGKDDDIVLPHHQMRTILHGDLVLVQPTDNSKRGRREGRLVRVLEERNSQIVGRFFLEQGYAYVVADDSRISQDILIPNEHRNGARMGNVVVIEVTDRGSRSRGMAGKVVEVLGENMAPGMETQIAIRTHQIPCEWPEEVEKQIQSFGEEVPEEAKKGRVDLRDLPLVTIDGEDARDFDDAVFCERKKSGGWRLWVAIADVSYYVRPDSALDKEAIKRGNSVYFPSQVVPMLPEVLSNGLCSLNPQVDRLCMVCEMTISEAGKLSGYKHYEAVMNSHARLTYTKVGEILDGNEELRERYEPLVPHLEELHSMYKVLKKARENRGAIEFETIETKFIFNAERKIDRIEPVIRNDAHKLIEECMILANIASASLVEKLKEPALYRVHETPGEERLQGFRDFLGELGLNLNGGLEPSPTDYADLVKAIAERQDKELIQTMLLRSMKQAVYNADNAGHFGLALQRYAHFTSPIRRYPDLLLHRAIKYLIAKKEGRNQDRWTPTGGYHYSFDDMDVFGEQCSMTERRADDATREVSDWLKCEYMQDHVGEELDGVIANVTGFGFFVRLTELHIDGLVHISNLANDYYQFDPIGQRLIGESFGAIYRLGDAVKVKVLAVNLNDRQIDFELVETSRKLRGKGKTAKKRAAQAEKKAASKKKAAVKSRKPGAKAKAMVEPTKRPDGSTEEEKKSTRNKTKAEKARKKKSRSKKKPSAKKPSAKK from the coding sequence ATGTCTGATAAACACTCCGCTGATCCCTTTGCGGATCGCGAAGCACAAAACTATTCCAACCCAATTCCAAGTCGAGAGTTTATTCTTAACTTTCTGACCCAAGCCAACGTTCCAATGAATCGAAATGATCTGTTTGAAGCACTAGAGCTGTCTGGTGAAGAACAGTACGAGGGCTTGCGCCGTCGTCTTCGCGCCATGGAGCGAGATGGTCAATTGGTGTTTACACGTCGTCAGTGCTACGCACTGCCAGAAAAGCTTGAGTTGATTAAAGGCTATGTCATTGGTCATAAAGACGGCCATGGTTGGGTGCGCCCAGAAGGCAGCAAAGGAAAGGATGATGATATTGTGCTGCCTCACCACCAGATGCGAACTATTTTGCATGGTGATCTGGTGTTGGTGCAACCGACAGACAACAGCAAGCGTGGCCGCCGAGAAGGGCGTTTAGTTCGTGTACTTGAAGAGCGAAACTCCCAGATTGTTGGGCGTTTCTTCCTAGAGCAAGGGTATGCCTACGTTGTGGCAGACGACTCTCGCATTAGCCAAGACATCTTGATCCCAAATGAGCATCGTAATGGCGCTCGTATGGGTAATGTAGTGGTGATTGAAGTTACTGACCGTGGTAGTCGCTCACGTGGCATGGCGGGCAAAGTGGTGGAGGTTCTTGGTGAAAATATGGCACCGGGGATGGAGACTCAGATCGCTATCCGTACTCACCAGATCCCTTGTGAGTGGCCTGAAGAGGTTGAAAAACAGATCCAATCTTTTGGCGAAGAAGTGCCAGAAGAGGCAAAGAAAGGGCGGGTTGACCTACGTGACTTACCATTGGTGACCATCGATGGTGAAGATGCTCGTGACTTCGATGATGCTGTCTTCTGTGAGCGCAAAAAGAGCGGTGGTTGGCGCTTATGGGTCGCTATCGCTGATGTCAGCTACTATGTTCGCCCAGACAGCGCGCTAGACAAAGAAGCGATCAAGCGTGGCAACTCTGTCTACTTCCCATCTCAAGTTGTGCCAATGCTACCTGAGGTTCTATCCAACGGTCTGTGTTCTTTGAACCCACAGGTTGATCGTCTGTGTATGGTGTGTGAGATGACCATTTCTGAGGCGGGCAAGCTTTCCGGTTACAAACACTATGAAGCAGTCATGAACTCCCACGCTCGTCTTACGTACACCAAAGTTGGTGAGATCCTAGATGGCAATGAAGAGCTACGTGAACGCTACGAGCCGCTAGTGCCGCATCTAGAAGAGCTGCACAGCATGTACAAAGTGCTGAAGAAAGCGCGTGAAAACCGCGGCGCAATCGAATTCGAAACCATCGAAACCAAGTTTATCTTCAATGCCGAGCGTAAGATTGACCGCATTGAACCTGTGATCCGTAATGATGCGCACAAGTTGATTGAAGAGTGCATGATCTTGGCAAATATTGCCTCGGCATCATTGGTTGAGAAGTTAAAAGAGCCCGCACTATACCGAGTGCATGAAACTCCGGGTGAAGAGCGCCTGCAAGGTTTCCGCGATTTCTTAGGAGAGCTGGGACTGAACCTCAATGGTGGCTTGGAGCCATCACCAACAGATTATGCAGACTTGGTGAAAGCTATTGCTGAGCGTCAAGACAAAGAGCTGATCCAAACCATGTTGCTGCGCTCAATGAAGCAAGCGGTATATAACGCAGATAATGCAGGTCACTTTGGTCTAGCGCTACAGCGTTATGCGCACTTCACCTCACCAATTCGTCGTTACCCTGACTTATTGCTGCACCGTGCTATCAAGTATTTGATCGCCAAAAAAGAAGGCCGTAACCAAGACCGCTGGACACCAACCGGTGGTTACCACTACTCATTCGATGATATGGACGTGTTTGGTGAGCAGTGCTCGATGACCGAGCGCCGTGCGGATGATGCCACACGTGAAGTCTCGGACTGGCTGAAATGTGAATACATGCAAGACCATGTGGGTGAAGAGCTTGATGGCGTGATTGCTAACGTGACTGGGTTTGGCTTCTTTGTACGCCTGACCGAGCTGCATATCGATGGTCTGGTGCATATATCTAATCTAGCTAACGATTACTACCAGTTTGACCCTATTGGTCAACGACTTATCGGCGAGAGTTTTGGTGCCATTTATCGATTAGGTGATGCGGTCAAAGTTAAAGTGCTAGCGGTGAATTTAAACGATCGTCAAATTGACTTTGAATTAGTCGAAACAAGCCGTAAGCTACGCGGCAAAGGTAAGACTGCGAAGAAGCGAGCCGCTCAAGCTGAGAAGAAGGCTGCTAGTAAGAAAAAAGCAGCAGTGAAATCTCGCAAGCCGGGTGCTAAAGCCAAAGCTATGGTTGAGCCAACTAAACGTCCGGATGGTAGTACTGAGGAGGAGAAAAAGTCGACTCGGAACAAAACCAAGGCAGAGAAAGCTCGCAAGAAAAAATCTCGCAGCAAGAAAAAGCCAAGCGCTAAGAAACCAAGTGCTAAGAAATAG